The stretch of DNA CCACCTTATCGCTTAATCGATTACGTAGGTGACAAAAACATTTGGGCAGAGTGCGACGGAAAGTTCGGGGTTTCTGAGGGATTTCGGGGTCTAATGTACCTTTTGGGACACCTTTTCTGGCCCCTTGcggaatttgcatatttatttggattttcaAACTGATTTTAACCCCCTGTAAAGGTAAGGTTAGTCGATTAAGCTGAAAAGGATTATTCATGAGCTACAAAGTGCCGGGCATGGCTTAAAGTCACAGCCAAGCCAACTTCAATGGAATTGGCCATTTGGCAGGATCTGGACATTTTCCCTTTCTCCCTTTCTAAACTTTTCGCTGACTAGTTTCATGTGCTCGCTGACAATTTCCCGCTGTTTCTTGTTgcggaaatataaaatattgcgaTTATGTTTATTGTTTTCTGTCTCTGGCAATTTTCAATCGAAATAGATTCTTTTGGCAAGCGGACTGGATTTGCTGCGAGTTCAACTGGCACTGACCCAAACATAATTAGAAATCCTCGCGCTGCGAAACGCGATTTTGGCCCCAgtcggccaataacttttcctTAAGGGCTTTACGAGTGTTTTTATTGCCcccttctattttttttctcggtgtGTGCAGCTGATTAACGGTTGGCTTTTATGGTTAGCTCAGTTTTTAATAGCCCGGCCAGGAATGCGCAcaaaagggcctaattagcgGCATTTAACTAAGCCTCATGTTTGGCGACGTGATCCTGATTATTacaccaacaacaacgggACGAGGCACCATAAAGGACCCGACTCCTCCACCTGAGTGCCCGCGACCCGGGGAcattgaaaatgtaaattttctgCTCGCTCACAGCGGGAAAGCCATATAGCTGGGCGAGCTTGATTAGTGAATGCCACCGACTCCGGTTCTCCGCCACTCTGGCATCCCGTGTCCCTATCCGTATCCGTGTCCTGGTGTCCTGGTCTCGGCGCGTGTCCCTCCACAGACACAGACACAGGGACACAGTCTCTCTCGTACCCATACCCCCACTTAACGACGTAGTTAGCGTTAGTTAACGTATGTACGTGATATCGTTAAACTTGGTCTAACGTTACCAGACCGCCATCGCATAATAAGTGTCTTATTAGTTATGCCGGTGTACAGTTACCCAAATTTTCAgttcccaaaaatatttgataaacAAAATAGTTGAATGAATTTTAACTAGAGAAGAAGgggttattatttaatattgaaGTTAAAAATACCAACTACATTTTCAGCTAAATTGTAGCTGTGTGGTACAAAGCCCTTATTTGTTATTAAGCAATAAAAAGTGCCTACAATTTCAAAATGTAATACTTTTATTATACGATTTTATAATACTGTGAAGTTTCAAGTTTCAGATTAGTAATCTGTAGGTAAAATCCTTATTTTTTGTGGATCAATCTTAAAAATGGTatggattttattaaataaaaataataataccagtatccatataaacaaaaattaatgagtgtgatcaaatttaattaaatctaatttaattagtttataatatttttttatttgggaaGCCTTCAAAACGCAGTTCAAccctatttaaaaattaaaattagtaaaattattattaaaaaatcaatatctATAGTAaaattagtaaatattttacttataatTTTGGTTCTATCATCATAAacatttgaaatatatttctgtAAAAACCTAGTTTTTTCCCCAGTGCAGTTGTGGTGTCCTGGGCAGGCAACCCAAAGCCAAAGGCAAACCCAGTTTTAGGACACGCACCACTAAACTGGGAGACACTTTCCATGGCCAGGGGCAAGCCGAAACTTGGTCTCCCGACTGGCGTCTCATCAATGGCCAAATTCTGTTTGCTTGGCTCAACTGTTGCCctgaatttcaatttgttgCTGTGGCCTTACGTGTGTGCACTGATATGTGTATTTGGTACAAGAATATTCCTCATGCTCCTCGCAATTCGCTTCAATTAGCCAATTGCTGATGGTCCTtatgctgctgctactgctgctgccaaTCGGTGGGCATTGAtgggttttaattaattcaagGCAAATACTGAGGCCAGCCAGGCAGTTGTAAAGTTTTTGGGGCGCGAGGAATTCTTACGCAAGCAGGTCCTAAAATAACAAACAACCTGAAAATCTATTTCCAAGATAAAATTAACGCTCTTCTCGCGGCGGCTGggggaaatgaaaattaaattccaaacaGCCGGTGGGCCTCTGCTGGCAGGTGGGgtatctctatatatatatatatttagccACCCAAAACCAGTGGTTGTTGTTTCGCTGGGTGGTGCTGTCGCTGTCCAGGTAATCGCCAGCGTGTAGTATTTGCTTTTGGCGctgcttgtttattttttaatttccttccAATTAAGCAACAAACAAGATACCGAAAACGAAACTGAGACCCGCTCCCAGTCCACAGTCACTGCAATAAAAACGCGCACGAAgcagcagaaaaaaagaagagaaagcGGAAGGCACCGgagaaattaaatcaattcgCAAGACCGTGCtcgaaaattcattaaaaaagccGAAGGACAGTTCTATTTGTGGTGTTTTTTTCGTAGTCCTACTGAGGGTAGTATAAATTTGGTCAGCAGTTTGAATGTTGTAAAAGAGACAAACCTTTTTTAAACCGCATGGTTTAGACTACTATGTCTTCTAGCTATCATGGGAACAATTTAACAACAACATTTTGGTTActttttagttaaaaaatcCTGGAAGAGTATTACACTTTCGGCttactttcttgtttttcttactttgtGTAATTTGATAAAGCTATTTTATTAggtaatgcaaatgcaaagcagggaccgtaacagttataagttttactttaaaagtcATCGATTAATCGTTATTCAGcaccttttatttataagtcatgacgtaactgttatttcagacttttaaaataaaagtcagaaaataacagttattttttgaccgaaaaaataaaagtcctcCGTAACTTTTATTCatgacttttataataaaagtctaaaaataactgttatttttagactgaaaaaataaaagtcaagaTAACTCTTACGAAAAGACTTAtagtaaaaaaatcattaaataacttttatttggtgATCGAAAATATATAAGTCTTAAATATCTGTTGCtcaattggaattggaattttaaaggtTGCAATTTGTACTTATACACATGAATTCTTCAACATaataagaccgcgaattcttcagacctagagaaaccattaatgaccatggtaacaatttttaaagttctaacCAATACAGCCATTCATAAAGTCATAAACATaataagaccgcgaattcttcagacctagaggaaccattaatgaccattgtaacaatttttaaagttctggccaatacagccattcatgaattcttcaacataataagaccgcgaattcttcagacctagaggaaccattaatgaccatggtaacaatttttaaagttctgacCAATACAGCCATTCATAAAGTCATAAGCATAATAAGACCGCGAAATCTTCAGACCTAGAGAAACCATAGGCTCTTACATAGTAAAACTTTTTCACCAATCGAACCCCGCAGTGCTACCGAATATgttcaatattaaaaatgcatttgacgtatttttataatataaaatttatatttcattgaatttgttgttgagttttacaaataatattttttcaagcgaCTCAGGGCTTATGTTGCTTCTTAAGTCGCTTAAAACTAGTTTCAGTGCCGAAAACGAGCGCTCCACGCTCACTTGTGTGGCCGGCACTGAATGCACGACCCTAGCCAGTTGATATAAATatggcaatttaaatttaaccttCTCCCAATATTCCATTACGTCAATAGTGGTATCGATTGGCTTAGGGTAGTAGCTTTCAATTTCCCAATAAGCTTCTCTGAGTTTGGCTCCTACTTCGTCACTACTATCCTCTTCATTAGATTCGCTaggtattgaatttaaaaattcatttagcaatgatgatgatgatgataatgatgatgatgataatgatgatgatgatgacgatgataatgatgatgatgatgatgatgaactTTTGGTTGGTGAATTTACCTATAAAAGTTGTAAAATTTTGTtaacaacgttttgtaatcTTTTCAtgtttacatacaaaatttttaacagcAAATATTTGCTGCATGAGGTCCTTTAAATGACGTACTGCGGATATTCGGTTAGCTTCATTCTGTCCTAGAACTCGCCGAAGTCTAGGGTCAAGGAATAGGCTACAGAGAACCACAGAATTGTTTAACAAAATTTCATCTCTTTTTTCGAGGCACTCGGCTAAGAGATCGCTGCAACTATTTTTCATAAGTTTAATATTGAGCTTGAGTTCAATCCACAGCTTGTTGAAGTCTGCCATGTATAGCTGGCTGCTTTGCAGTTTTTTTGTGGCTATGTAGGCGGGCTTAAGTGTTGCTACCAAGGTCTTCAAATAGTCCCAGTCCTCGTTCGCCAATGGGGTAGGTACATGCATCTCACAAAGCTCCCTTAGATTTAGAAGCTGTTTCAGCATCGAGTATGTGGAGTTCCACCTAGTTGACACGTCCATAGGAGGTTGCGTAAAGGATCCATTCATTAGCAGGTTCCTGTaattatcaaatttaaaaattatctttaaataatgtaaagaatttgatttttagttaCCTGTAAGAAGgggttcttaatttttttactaatGTCCTGGCATTATCAATTATTTGGCATGATTGTTGGTCCATGAAGTCCTTCACTGCTAACTGGAGAGTGTGTGCTGCACACTTTACGGACTTTACAGAGTCTATTGAAACTCCTTCAAGTATGTCCATTTCATCATCCCGGGAAGCAATGTCACCTTCATTATCTTCGCAAGTATTCAACAGCTCCACTGATTTAACCATGTTGCGTCCATTGTCAGTCGTAATTGAGAAAACTTGGCTTTTACGAATCGcaaactgttttaaaatgtcGGACACTGTGGCACTAATATTCTCCGCTGTTGATCGCACATTTAACTCTATTATTGCAAGAGTATGAATTACAATTTTGCTTCCATTATAGTACTGCAAGTTTACGCCAAGAATACTTCGATTTAACCTGGTAGCTCCATCAATTTTTAGGGACACCATCCGATTTTTCAGGCccgaaatcattttatttttaatgctgTCGTATTTGTGAGATACCAACTCTATTATATTTCGCGAAGAAATTTTGGGGATGTTCACGCCCATAAAAATTTGATCCGTAAAGAATTGAAATGCCTTCGAGTCAAATAGAGAAAATGGTACTTTTTCGGACGTTACTAGCTCTACGCAAGCGTCCTTTACGTCTTCCGCCGCAAAACAAacggaaaatttaatttttttttcggggctttcatcattttttttttccatttcgtcAGGTACGCTGTCTCCATGAACTGACTCCAGATGGCGCCTTAAGTTCGTGACAAAATTTCCGAAAAAAGTTTTGTGGCAAATTTTGCATACCGACAGGTTTTTTACGGAAtcgaattcaaaaaaatttcgatgaattaagtttttcttacgacccatttttagtaaaaatttaTGACAACCTTTTATGTTGAACTCAACTAATAATGTAACGATGTACAACAAAACCTttgacaataaaatatttgaataacaTATGAATACTCGATTATGTATACGCATATTATTCAATGTCGCGCTAGTAATTATCAAGGCTCGCTATatgagtttatttttatatgatggacgttgatgcactacgagcagtacaaacaagtggcccaacgataccaagcacgtgcttgttacgcgcgggaccctttatcaattagggcaaaaatgcgagttcgcgaggaaaagacatgaaaccaaatactacaaatactacaactaagattgaagcaaatgagataaaattttagttttcaatacggggatagatgttgaagtgcaaattaaatgataaagattgttataatttttacatagaacacgaaaaggctcatgcagagtaaaatttgatgtacatcgaggcaaattaagagggtaataatttcgtgttagtctaacgggaacattaaaagttaaacggtttaccagttctacggaatcaatatcacctcttataagattttgcataaaaatagtaccaagcattattctacggttttcaagtgtaggtaaattaagcaatagtaatctactctggtaggaaggtagccttacgttttgatcccagttcaaactacgaagggcaaaaagaagaaattttttttgcaccgactcaatacggtcgatgtgcacttgatattgtgggctccaaactgaagaacaatattctaaaataggacggacaagggaggtaaataataatctggttgtataagggtcatcaaattcctttgaccaacgctttataaacccaaaaacactcatagctttattgacagtggccattatgtggcaatcaaatttaagttttgggtcgagaagaacacctaaatcgttaattgaatatatacggtcgagtggtgtattttgaagagaataactaacaaacgtaggagtgcccctgtaaaaagtcataacgttgcatttaaggcagttcagatttaaaaggttgtactcacaccatccctgaaaacaatcaatatctgactgtaagttgaaaccggaccctacatctttatatgataaacaaagcttaacatcgtcagcgtacattagtacacgagaatgagctacgatagagggaagatcgttaataaacaaagtaaacagcaaagggcctaaatgactaccttgaggaactccagatgtcacgttgatcattttagaaacagcgctcttaaatataaccctctgagtcctaccattcaagtaacttgaaatccaagttaatagattacatgggaacccaagctgatctaatttgaataaaaggagagagtggttaacagagtcaaaggccttactaaaatctgtatatataacgtcagtctgcatgttattcttatatccatttattacaatagatgatagttcaagaaggttggtggtggtcgatcttcgcttaacaaaaccatgctgacacggtgatattagcgaggaacataaatgctgcaaatgagaagtaataatacactcagaaaatgaatcgccctgaattttagaaaatcgcccatggatttgcttcactggcgatttttttctttaaaataaaaaaattttctactggtaaagaaaattttcttccaattaatcaaaattcattaaattcaagaaatattccagaaatatagaaaaaaaatcgccagtaaagcaaatccataggcgattttctaaaatttttttttgagtgtacattcaaatgctttaggaattgccgacaatttagaaatgcctctataattctgagcatccgccttcgcaccctttttgtggagtggaataatgaaagagtccttccagatagttggaaaaactgatgatgaaatagacaaatgaaaaagtttaagaatcggtttacaaatggttgaagcacaaaacttaagcacactcccagggagtccatcaggaccgggagaatacgttggcgttgttgttgctaaatcctttaaaagagaactttcggtaattacaggggtaaaaatacaattagccctatttaagtggttagggtaggtagggtttgaccaagcagccgaactataagtagtttggaaaaactcggcaaataaatccgcaatttcagaatccgacgatgcctcttttgagtttaaacgtaccgatgaaggcaatgccgaagacttacgcttggcattaacgaagttataaaactgcttcggatcatttgaaaactcgaatttacatcgatttaaatacatggaatagcaatgactgttgagaacattaaaatctgaacgagccacaacatatttcgcaaaatcagatggctttcccgtttttttatactttttataagtgttggatttaagatttttaagtctttgaagctcattgttaaaccaaggaggcctgtttagcttcgGAGGAAGACTGTCAGGTACGCATTCGTCAaagaaagtgtttaaaacgctatagaaaagttcaattgcactgtcaatatccatgcaattgtacaaatcagtccaattatattgagaaatcatgtagtttagtttattatagtcacatttacgaaagcatctccttttagtttgaggaactaaaggagaaagggtatcagtacaggggaggccaattgtcaattccaaagttggatgatattggtcttcaggtacaacaagtgcgtcaattctagctacagtgacttcatgcggatctaaaacaaagactagatctaattgtctatttaatgaatttcgtataaagcttacttgctgtaacgataattctaaaaggccatccacaaaatcatgggcggataaaggagtagcgacaagtgagtcagtgggaagagaccaagagatatttgggagattaaagtcacccaaaacaatcaaaaggtctctgttagaaagaaaggatagaacagatttaatagcagacagatggtgctcataaattagtaaatcagagccaggaggaatataagagcaggttacaaaaatagataaggattgaatggaaactttgacactaacaaattcaatatcgttagggatatgaatgttaagcctctccgatgttaaactagaggtaacggcaatcagaacaccaccccccctacgcggggagcgatcggtcctgtaggtgttaaagttcattgacaaaacttcagagtcagatatctctggtttcagccaagtctccgtaaaagccaaaatatcttcagtaaatgcagaggagtcagcataaagctttggtagcttcatatttagtcctctaacattttgataagccaaaaataaacctgttagttttttggcacagtggaaggcctattattaggcacagtggaaagccgattattaggcacagtgggaggcctgttatttgttctcggtttattgggaacaaattcttttattaccaaatcatcattaagccatcatgaatggctgtattggttagaactttaaaaattgttaccatggtcattaatggttcctctaggtctgaagaattcgcggtcttattatgttgaagaattcatgaatggctgtattggccagaactttaaaaattgttacaatggtcattaatggttcctctaggtctgaagaattcgcggtcttattATGTTTATGACTTTATGAATGGCTGTATTGgttagaactttaaaaattgttaccatggtcattaatggtttctctaggtctgaagaattcgcggtcttattatgttgaagaattcatgaatggctgtattggttagaactttaaaaattgttaccatggtcattaatggtttctctaggtctgaagaattcgcggtcttattATGTTGAAGAATTCATGTGTATAAGTACAAATTGCAacctttaaaattccaattccaattgaGCAACAGATATTTAAGACTTATATATTTTCGATcaccaaataaaagttatttaatgatttttttactaTAAGTCTTTTCGTAAGAGTTAtcttgacttttattttttcagtctaaaaataacagttatttttagacttttattataaaagtcatGAATAAAAGTTACGgaggacttttattttttcggtcaaaaaataactgttattctctgacttttattttaaaagtctgaAATAACAGTTACTTCATGAccaatttcaaaaaagttacaaaaatttaGGTCATTGCGGATCTGAATAGACCGCATTAGATTGGTTATGTGACTTTTTTCTCTGATTTTTAGTGGGATCCGAAGTGCaagatttttttgattaaaaataataaaataactgttattttcggtccctgatgCAAAGTGATGGAAGTTCTAACTTACAGTATTGAATGTTGGTTATTagcttaatatatattaactttTCTTTATATAAAAGTTACTTTTAGGTGTAAAGAATTCTTAAGCTTAAAGTTCTTTAGATTGCATTCAAATAATTTCAGTCCTGGAACCTCGAAAATTTGTAAGGCCTTTACTTTGCATTCCTCTTGGTAATTTTTGGCGCTAAAAACTTTGAAGAGAATATATTAGTTGGCCATGATGTGCGTAATATGAAGGCGGTTGTTCATTGCACAACCTTCGTCACGCTCACATATTCGCCTCTGAAACGGACTGAAAGTTGTCCCTGTGCTAGCCATTACCTATGCAAAACATGTGCGCATTAATGAGGAATGAGCGCTGGGCTGAGCCTCACATCTCTTTTCATCACGTACACAGCCAGCGTTTTCTTGGAGCAATTAGGTCCTGTACCGAAATACCCGAATATGCCTTCTTTTCCGGCACTAATTAGGCATATGAAAACGAGTCCTGCTGGCCAGCACTTAGTCCTGGCTAATGGAGGCCCATAAAGGTGGCCAAAAAGCCAGGTCACAACGAGCAACTTGGGATGGCTAAGAAAATGCTTATATGAAGAATCCACAGAACttaaagcaaattaaattcaattaaatttgttaattttgttggctacctgaattttattttattgaagcTTTCAACCGTTCTGACATCACAGAATACGTCACATCATTCGAGTAAAGGCTCAACACCATACCGACTCTACAAGTTAACCCAAAAGTAGGGACGTCATATGGATAATATACAACACTGAATTTACAGGACACGTTTAAAAGAGGCCGCATCATTTGCAGGCCATCTGGTAAAGGAACTGGATAATCGATCGAGTTGGACGTCCGGTCATGCAGTCCTTGAGCAAATACGGCGGCACTCCGTGCTGGGCCAGCATTCCGGTGCCGTGGGTATCCAGGTGGACCCAGTCGGAGCAGGGCACCAGTTCGAAGAGGATGGCGGCGGCCAGGCAGGAGGAGGCGTGTCCCTGCCCCGTCGAGCAGATGTCGTAGGCCTTGGTGGGGGccactagattgcggaagtaCTTCCACAGCGGCATGCGCCACAATCGATCGCCGGTGAGAGCTCCGGCCTTCTGGAAGTTCTTCCACAGGAAGGAGTTGTTGGTCCACAAACCGGTGGCCGAGGCACCCAGCCCCTTGCGAATGCCACTGGCCATGGAGCCCACCTCGACGACCAGCTTGGGCTTGAAGGTCGACTGGGCGTAGAGCAGGGGATCGGCCAGTAGCACAGTGCCAGCTAATGAGATGTCCTTGATTCGCATGGTCTTTCCGTTAAGCAGGGTCACCACATCGCCCGGCTTGGTTGCCATTCCCGAAGGCATGTTCTCACATAGAGGCAGCACTGCCGAAACATTTATGGGCAGCGATAGAGCAGCTGCCGCTCGAATGGCCGCCACACAGACGGCGGCCCCGGAAACCGCTCCCCTATACTCGTCCATTCCCTTCTTCGGATGCAGACACAGGCCGCCGCTGTTGAAGGTCAGTCCCTTGCCGAGCATCAGGATGGGCCGCTCCTCCGGCGAAGTGCCGCAATAGCTGACCTCCAGGATAATGGGCGGCTCGCAGGAGCCCTTGGCCACCATGAGAAAGGAGTTGAGATTCTGGGTCTCGATCCAGTCCATCGAGCGAACCTCCACGGAGACGCCGCAGGGGCACAGAGCATCCACGGTTGCCTGGGCGAAGATCGAGGGGGTCATCTGGTTGGCCGGGGTGTCGGCCAGGCGACGGGCCAAATTCTGCGACTCGGCCTTGAAGAGACCCCTCGTCCAGGCATCCTGATCCGTGGAGCCGTAGAGCTCCAGCTTTGGTATGGCCACGCGGTTCTTCTTGCGCTTGTTCACATTGTATCGCCACACGGCCATCGCTGCTCCCTCGGCCGCCTGTTCGGGATACTCCATGCCATCCACGTGGCAGGTGGTGCATCCCTGCATCTGCAGAGCCCGCGCCCCGACGGCGGCGCACACCCTCACGTTCTCCATGCCCTCGTCGATGACCTCCTCGGCATTGTAGCCAGCGCCCTCCTTGCCCAGACCCACAACCGCCACGGCCCAGTACTCCTTGTCTATGTTCTGATACAGTCGACCCACGCCGAGCTCCCCATTGAGGCCAGATTCCTTGATCAGTTCCGTGATCTTGCCGCTGACACGATCGTCGAACTTCTCGCCACCCGGGGACAACTTTAGACCCTTGTCACCGTCCTTGGCATAGAGGCCAACCACCACGCCCTGGAGGTTGCAGGTGTTGCAGCCGCCATCCTCGCTTTTGCACCTCACCTGGGGGTTTCAAAAcatgttaagaaataatattcgaaatttcaagataattaagaaattttagaaataataataagaaatgttccagaatttatggcaaaagaaattttgtaacctacacccagaaaaattgagaacgaaaaaaatcaacatcgaccgatcttgattttagtattcgtattctcacttttttcttcttgatatcaAGATGAAAGCAGTGTTGATTCTAGTATTCCCAGTCAAAGTCAATCTCAGTTTTTATGTTGTGGAAGAGGGACGTGAGGAAAAGACATCGAAAAAATGAGAGGAAAAGGGCGGAGAGGCGGAATTCCTCTCTTGTAGCTATCGGGCAGTCATGCTTCATGatatcggtagcctaggggactAAAGCGTGCGGATTATATGTTTTGTAAGCGTATAGTCGGAAGTGTGTGTTCAGTCCCGCGTCGAGGCGGAAAttctttgcgtttttttttttttttttactcattaatatttatatttaatacaaattaggaTTTTGTTAATCTAACAAACATAAATGGCTTAATAAGAGTAAAAACCaagaacccaagagaacaaaaCGTGATTgaactttgtacagcgcctcatgTGATGCTTCCATGGCGCAGCtggtagagtgtttgactgcaaactgtgaggcaacgggttcgattcccacgaCCGACCAAAGGTGTTTTTCccaagatagtaagttatttgaattttatatttatcatttgttaataatataataatttcagttattgtttcagttaaaatttgaaactaaATGTGTTCTTATATACGAACATAGTATAGTgtgacgtcatccatgtgtttaaataaaggaaagaaaaataagttgagaaacggggggaaccaacaacaacaccgacGGGGACAGGAGGGGGTGCAAGAGGCAAAATTCCCGAttcctcaattatttttttttcttcttcttattcaatttgtaTCTTAAAATCGACATCGATTCGATGTTGAAACCGAGAAGACGTCATCTCGATATCGATAGCACACATACTCAAAAACCATTCTCAAAACCGAGATGACATCGATgtt from Drosophila takahashii strain IR98-3 E-12201 chromosome 2R, DtakHiC1v2, whole genome shotgun sequence encodes:
- the S-Lap8 gene encoding cytosol aminopeptidase, which encodes MSRSQVISCLRLSRSTLGLFRCQKALFFARGPGFQQVRCKSEDGGCNTCNLQGVVVGLYAKDGDKGLKLSPGGEKFDDRVSGKITELIKESGLNGELGVGRLYQNIDKEYWAVAVVGLGKEGAGYNAEEVIDEGMENVRVCAAVGARALQMQGCTTCHVDGMEYPEQAAEGAAMAVWRYNVNKRKKNRVAIPKLELYGSTDQDAWTRGLFKAESQNLARRLADTPANQMTPSIFAQATVDALCPCGVSVEVRSMDWIETQNLNSFLMVAKGSCEPPIILEVSYCGTSPEERPILMLGKGLTFNSGGLCLHPKKGMDEYRGAVSGAAVCVAAIRAAAALSLPINVSAVLPLCENMPSGMATKPGDVVTLLNGKTMRIKDISLAGTVLLADPLLYAQSTFKPKLVVEVGSMASGIRKGLGASATGLWTNNSFLWKNFQKAGALTGDRLWRMPLWKYFRNLVAPTKAYDICSTGQGHASSCLAAAILFELVPCSDWVHLDTHGTGMLAQHGVPPYLLKDCMTGRPTRSIIQFLYQMACK